CCGCCGTGTGGCCCAAGAGCAGGGCCGTTCACTCATCATCGTGGACGGCCCTCCGGGAATCGGATGCCCGGTCATCGCATCCATCAACGGCGCCGCTTTCGTCCTCGTGGTCACTGAGCCCACCCCCAGCGGCGAGCATGACCTGAAACGCGTCGCCCAGCTCACTCACCACTTTGATATACCGCTGGCCGTGTGCATCAACAAATGGGACATCAATCCTGAGGTTTCGGCTCGGATCGAGGAGTTCTGCGGTGGGAATTCGATCGTCGTGGCCGGACGGATCCGTTACGACCGGGCAATCACGGCTGCCCAGGTGCAGGGGCGGACCATCGTGGAAGCTCGCGACGACGGCGTGGCGATGGACGTCCGGAGTCTGTGGGCCAACGTTCGGTCGGAACTCGATCGCTGTGTGCCCGACGCCTCGTGAGGCTGAACCCTGGCCAGGTGCTCCATGGAACCGATTCCCGATTCAAGGTTCGCGCCGCCGGAGCGGCTTGCTGGGATGATCATCGGCACACCAGTATACTTCGGCAGCGTAACCGCTCAGTGCAGGGCTTTCCTTGACCGCTGCGCGATGTTCCGCAGGAACGGATGGGTCTTTCGCGACCGCATCAGCGGCGTTCTGGCGGTTGGTGGCGTTCGCAACGGCGGGCAGGAACTGGCTATTCAGGTTGTGCAGGCGGCCATGCAATGCCATGATATGATTTGCGTCAGCGATGAACGGCCGACGGCTCACTCTGGCGCAACGGTGCTTAGTGGCGGCGAGGGTGGAGTAGAAGGTGACGATTTCGGTCTGCAGACCGCTCGCCACCTTGGAGAACGCGTGGCCGAGCTGGCCATCCGGTTGAGGAGGTTGCCATGACACCAACGCGAAGGATCATGAGTGCGGCGTCTGTATTAGTGGTGATGGCGGGCTGCCTGCCCTGGCCGGAGACGACCTCTTCAGACGATACGGCGAAACCCTCAGGGCTGATCCAGTTGATCGAATTCGAAGAGATTCAGGGACTGCGTAACTGGGCGCACGAACTGCAGCAACGAGGCCTGAAGTCTCTGGCATTCATCCAGAAGAACATGATCGAGGAGTACCCCGCCGAAATCAAATGGTTGGCGGACCAGGGGCACGAAATCGCCGGTGGATATGCCGAACTGGCGATGTGGGATGTGGCCTACGAGACCCAGTTGCAGATCATGACCGAGACGAAGACTCTCGTCGAACAGGTGACCGGAAAACCGATGCGGGTCTTCGGTTCAAAGTACTTCGCCTACGACGAGAATACGCTGAAGGCCGCGGACGCGTTAGGCATCGATTACATCCTGGCCCGAGGAACTAGCGATGTCGAGGTCATCGTCTACGATCCCGACGAATACGAGTGCGATATTATCTCGGTCAGCAACGTGACCTTTGCGGATATGGGCCGGGGCAGCCTTTGCGACTACTCGCTGTGGGCAAGGGGCTCCACGGCTCAGGAATTCAAGCAGGTCATCGAGCAATCCATCGCCAAGATGCCCAAGCGGATCATGTTCGCCTCCCACACCTACCTCGGCGGCATGAAACAGGCGTGGTGGGATGTGTATGACTGGCTGCTCGATGCCGGGGAAATCCGGTGGGCAGCCGATTTCGACGAGTGGCTAAAACCGGAGAACGGAGTCTGTCTACGGCTGCCGATAAGCTTGATTCCGATCAACCGTGAAGTACAGTATACGACGCCTGCACCGACGACGACGCTGGATGAGCTGGCGGATGTGGATCAGATGTACAACCCTTGTGGTGCCCCGTGAGACGATGCCTTGGATGGCTGATGTCTGCCTGGACGGTTTGCCTGATGAGCGGCGGATGTGCCCCTCCGTCCTCGGAGGAGACGCCGGCCGGCAGAGATACGCTCATGATCTTCCACAACGGCATGGGGTCGATGTGCCTGGACGCATTGAACTGGCTCGCGGACGTGCGGTCGGAGTATCCGGATTTGATCATCGAGGAGCACTTGACTACCGATTCGGCCGGCCTTGCCTATTTCCAGGAGCTGAGGGCTCAGTACGAGCAGAGCCAGGGGGTATCGGCGAGCTTCGGCTACCTGCCCGTCATTTTCTTCCAGGGGCAAGCGTTTTCCGGTTTCAATGATCAGGTGCGGCAGGCCCTGGCAGGACTCATCGGTTCGAGAAACGCGCCGCCCACGTGACGAACCCACCGATGCATCCCCGACAGGGTTCCCATCCTGCCCATGGGGCTTCAACAACACCACGGAAGAACCGGTTCGGCTTGCCCGGCGACAGACTGGAAGAACTTGACCGCAAGCCGGGCAGATGGATTGACCGGCCGGCGTTGAGCGCTGAACGCGAGGTGAGCACCAAGCTCGCGCCGGGGGACGGGCGGCTGTTTCGCCTGGGCAGATGAGTCAGCTCCGCCGAGCCCCGGCTTCCTGATCCACGAGGTGCGCAAGGACTACCGCGGCGGGGAGGCGCCGTTGCAGGAGACCACCGAGATCATCCGCTCGTTCGACCGCTGACTTGACCGCCGTCGCGGCGCGGGTGTCACCGAGGAGGATGGCCCCGACGAGGCGACCGCCGCGGAACACGAACCGCTGATATCCACTGTCCGTTTCCTGCTCGAGTGCCCTCCCTTCGGGGCCCTCGGGTTCGATGGCCCCGATGCTGAAGAGGCCCACCCCGAGCACCTTGAGGAAGTTGGACCTTGGCACCCCGTCGAATGCCACCTGCCCGCCGAGTGCGCTCAGCCCGGCGATGTGGCCCTGATTCTGTGACACCGTCCACAGGCCGTAGACCGTCCCCCGGTGTTCAGCGACGTCGCCGGCGGCCAGGATGTTCGGATCGGAGGTCACCAGCTGATCGTTGACCACGATGCCTCGATTCACGGTCAGCCCGCACTGCTCGGCCAGTGCGGTGGTGGGCTTCACGCCGGTGGCGAGGATGACGAAATCCGCGGGCAGGCTTGAGCCGTCCTGCAGGAGCACCTCGCGAGCCCGGCCTTCGCCGGCGATACGGGACACGCCGGCGCGGTGGTAGAGCCGGATCCCCAGGCCGGTGACCTGCTTCTGTAGCACGCGGGACGCCCTCTCGTTCAGCTGTCGGGGCAGGAGCCATGCTTGACCTTCGATCAGGGCGACCTCGACACCGCGACGAGCGAGAGCCCCGGCCGCCTCCAAGCCCAGAATACCGCCGCCGATACAGACGCAGCGGGCTCCCGGCCTGGCCCAGCCGAGCACCACCTTGGCGTCGTCCAGAGTCCGAAGGCACCGGACGTTCTCCGCCGCGGCGCCCGGAATGGGCGGAACGGCGGCCGTTGCCCCGGTCGCCAGGATGAGCTTGTCGAAAGCGATGCTTTGGCCATCTGCCAGGACGATGGACCGCCGGCTCAGGTCGATCCTGGCGGCCTCGGTGCCGAGCAGAAGCTGCAAGTGGTGCTGTTCGTACCACGAGGCGGGGTGGATTGGAAGCTGATCCTCAGCGATCTCGTCGGCCAGGTATCGGGTGAGGTTCAATCGCTGGTAAGGGAGGTGTTGCTCCTCGGAGATTAGGGTGACCTGGGCGGTCGGGGAGGCGGACCGAATCGACTCGACCGCGGTCAGTCCGGCGATTCCTGCCCCCAGAACGGCAACACGAACGGCCTCGGGCCCGCCGACGGCGGGTAGACGCGGGGTGCTTGACCGGCGCAGTTTGAACTCACTGCGGGGGGCGCCGCAGAGTGGACACTCGTCGGGCGGCGCGGGTCCCTCGTGGATGTAACCGCAGACGATGCACTCCCACGCCTGGACGTTCTGTGCAGTCACGGGCACCTCCCGGCCAGTCCCACCATCGGCGTTTCCCTGCCATCTCGCACGCTGCGGGCCGGTCACACCTGGATGAACTTGTCGGCCTTGGCTCCGCAGATCGGGCAGGATGCCGGCGGCTTGCCTATCTCGATGTGCCCGCAGATCGGGCAGAGGTAGAACGAAGTCTCGGTCAGGTCCTTGCCCTGCTCGACAGCCTTGAGGGCCCGCTTGTAGAGTTCCGCGTGCACCGCCTCGGCCTTGACGGCAAAGGCGAACATGCGTTTGGCCTTGTGGTTGTCCTTCTCCGCGAGCTGCAGCATCGGCGGGTACATCTTGGTGTACTCATAGGTCTCGCCCTCGATGGCCGCCTTCAGATTCTCGGCAGTCGACTTGACCCCGCCGAGTGCGGCCAGATGGGCGTGGGCGTGGATGGTTTCTGCCTCCGCGGCCGTCCGAAACAGGAGGGCGACGTTCGCGTATCCGTCCTGCTCGGCCTTCTTGGCAAAGGCTAGGTACTTGCGGTTGGCCTGGCTTTCGCCTGCTAAAGCCTCCTTGAGATTCTTTTCGGTACTGTCCATGATTTCTCCTCTTCAGGTGACACTCGTACTTTCAGGTCCTTGCCGCCGGATGGGGGCTCGCCACATCCGCGACGGCCAAAGCACCGTATCCAGGTGATCGGTCGCCTTTCCCGTCCGCGGCGGTGGGCGGACGTCCGGACCGTCACCCGTCCGACCGGACGCCGCTCTCGCATCAGCGAAGCGGGATTCGGGCGTCAATGCTTGCCGTAGTTGAGCGGCGTTCCCTTGCGCTGGGCGAGGATGTAGGCCTCCAGGGCCCGCATCTTCGGATCGTCGGCCTCGAAGCGCTTGCCGCGCACGGGATGCTCGATGCACCAGTTAATCATATCGCGGAGCAGCGCGACCCGGCCCATCTGGGCCTGGAACTTCGGGTAGGTCTCCGGATGAGTGTTGGCCGCATCCGGATGGCACATATCACAGGAGACCGCGACGGTGCTGCCCAGCTCGGTGGCGCTGTGGAAGATCCTCGATCCTTCGACCACCATCTTCTCGGCTTCACGCGACCAAGTCAGGATATCGAGCTCGGTGTACTGCCCGTAGCTGTGTCCCTTGCCCTGCTCGCCTTTCAGCAAGTAGGAGTTGTCGGCTGGCGGCTGGATCTTGTGCCGCTCTTTCTCCTCGGCCACCCAGTCCTTGGATCGCACGGGGTTCCTTCGCTTCCACTGGTCCATGTGGGCGTCAGCCAGCCCCTTGCCGCCGACCTTGCCCGCGGCCACGTCGGCCACCGACTGGGTTCCGGCGTCGCAGTCCGCGGCCACGCTGTAGTTGTAGGTCGCCCACAACACCGCGGCGCAAGCGGCGCACAACGCGGCCAGCAGAACGCTTCGTGTGTTCTTCCGCATCGTCGTTCTCCTCTCTGCTCAATAAGCCGGGCGATTCGGTCTGGCGGGCACTGATTGCCTGCCCCGGCTCGACATATACGCTCTCGTCACCGTGACTGGATTGCGGTTCCAGAAGTTGTGGATCTTGTCCACCATGCCATCGGAATACACGCAGACCTCACCATCCCCGCAGCCGTCCTGGGGATTGAACGGATCGGGGCGGGTCATCTGAACCGTGAGCTCCGGCATCCCCTCGGGGGCGTAGGGCCACGGCCAGGCGGTCGCGAGGAGACCGTGGAAGTGGATATTGCCGATGCGGTTGGTGAGCATCTGGTGGGTGTGGCCGTGGATGACGGTCACGTTCCTGAACCGCTTGAGGATGGCCTGGACCTCATCGGCGTCGTCGGTCCAGAAGTTCCAGTTCTTGTAGATCTTGTAGAGCGGCGAGTGGGAGAAGACGACGACAGGTGCGTCGTCAGCGAGCTTCTCCAGATCCTTCTTGAGCCAGGCGCGCTGCTCGGGCCCGACGGTGAACGGTTTCTGGACGCCGTTGTCCAGGCCGGCCACGGTCTGCATCCGCTCCATGGGCTTCATGCCGCGTGCGGTCCAGAAGTCTTCCTCGATCACGCTCAGGAGTTTGACGAAATGGACCCCCTTGTGGTCCCAGGACTCGGTGGGTTCGCCGAACAGAGCCTGCCATTTCTCGCCCATGTCCAGGTACCAGTCGTGTTCACCGACCATGATCTTGAGCGGGGCCTTGAGGTTCTTGAGGATTTGGGCGCCGAGTTCGAGCTCTTTGGCCTGGCCGAGCTGGGCCAGATCGCCGCCGTAGAAGACGAAGTCCGGCTGCGGGTCGAGGCGATTTACGTCGTCGACCGCCCGCATCAGGGAGCGGGCGAAACGGTCGTTCACCTCCTTCTCGTAAAGGTGGGAATCGGAGATGTAGGCGAAGCGGAACGACTTTTCGCCGCCTTCCGGGGTTGCCCCGTAAGCGAGCTTGACCGGTTGGAACGAGGTGGGGGCGACGAGGCCGTTGGCCGCGGTGATACCCAGGGCCGCCGCCGACACCTTGAGGAAACTCCGCCGGTCGAGCCTCCTCAGATCGTCGAAGAACGTCTGACGTTCTTCCATGTATCGGGTTTCAACGCTCTTGTGTCTTGGCTTCATGAGACGACTCCTTACTTGCTGATCCGATCCTCAAAGGCCAGCTTCTTCCGATTAGCCGTCTGGTCGTCGCGAAGCGGACGGCTCTTCAGCGCCTGGGCGCGTTGCAGCCCCATCTGGCGCTGGTTCTCTTC
The Phycisphaerae bacterium DNA segment above includes these coding regions:
- a CDS encoding metallophosphoesterase; protein product: MKPRHKSVETRYMEERQTFFDDLRRLDRRSFLKVSAAALGITAANGLVAPTSFQPVKLAYGATPEGGEKSFRFAYISDSHLYEKEVNDRFARSLMRAVDDVNRLDPQPDFVFYGGDLAQLGQAKELELGAQILKNLKAPLKIMVGEHDWYLDMGEKWQALFGEPTESWDHKGVHFVKLLSVIEEDFWTARGMKPMERMQTVAGLDNGVQKPFTVGPEQRAWLKKDLEKLADDAPVVVFSHSPLYKIYKNWNFWTDDADEVQAILKRFRNVTVIHGHTHQMLTNRIGNIHFHGLLATAWPWPYAPEGMPELTVQMTRPDPFNPQDGCGDGEVCVYSDGMVDKIHNFWNRNPVTVTRAYMSSRGRQSVPARPNRPAY
- a CDS encoding FAD-dependent oxidoreductase translates to MTAQNVQAWECIVCGYIHEGPAPPDECPLCGAPRSEFKLRRSSTPRLPAVGGPEAVRVAVLGAGIAGLTAVESIRSASPTAQVTLISEEQHLPYQRLNLTRYLADEIAEDQLPIHPASWYEQHHLQLLLGTEAARIDLSRRSIVLADGQSIAFDKLILATGATAAVPPIPGAAAENVRCLRTLDDAKVVLGWARPGARCVCIGGGILGLEAAGALARRGVEVALIEGQAWLLPRQLNERASRVLQKQVTGLGIRLYHRAGVSRIAGEGRAREVLLQDGSSLPADFVILATGVKPTTALAEQCGLTVNRGIVVNDQLVTSDPNILAAGDVAEHRGTVYGLWTVSQNQGHIAGLSALGGQVAFDGVPRSNFLKVLGVGLFSIGAIEPEGPEGRALEQETDSGYQRFVFRGGRLVGAILLGDTRAATAVKSAVERADDLGGLLQRRLPAAVVLAHLVDQEAGARRS
- a CDS encoding flavodoxin family protein → MEPIPDSRFAPPERLAGMIIGTPVYFGSVTAQCRAFLDRCAMFRRNGWVFRDRISGVLAVGGVRNGGQELAIQVVQAAMQCHDMICVSDERPTAHSGATVLSGGEGGVEGDDFGLQTARHLGERVAELAIRLRRLP
- a CDS encoding rubrerythrin family protein; this translates as MDSTEKNLKEALAGESQANRKYLAFAKKAEQDGYANVALLFRTAAEAETIHAHAHLAALGGVKSTAENLKAAIEGETYEYTKMYPPMLQLAEKDNHKAKRMFAFAVKAEAVHAELYKRALKAVEQGKDLTETSFYLCPICGHIEIGKPPASCPICGAKADKFIQV
- a CDS encoding polysaccharide deacetylase family protein, which translates into the protein MTPTRRIMSAASVLVVMAGCLPWPETTSSDDTAKPSGLIQLIEFEEIQGLRNWAHELQQRGLKSLAFIQKNMIEEYPAEIKWLADQGHEIAGGYAELAMWDVAYETQLQIMTETKTLVEQVTGKPMRVFGSKYFAYDENTLKAADALGIDYILARGTSDVEVIVYDPDEYECDIISVSNVTFADMGRGSLCDYSLWARGSTAQEFKQVIEQSIAKMPKRIMFASHTYLGGMKQAWWDVYDWLLDAGEIRWAADFDEWLKPENGVCLRLPISLIPINREVQYTTPAPTTTLDELADVDQMYNPCGAP